The Chryseobacterium phocaeense genome includes the window TGGGTTCATTAAGAGCATCAGGATACCTGTCAAAAAATATTAAAGACGAATTAAGAAATAATCTGAAAGTTAAAATTCGCAATAGAGAATCTGTTTTTGAGGGAATTTTCGGATATGAAAATACGGTAATCCCTCAACTGGAGCATGCCATTCTCAGCCGGCATAATATCAACTTATTAGGATTAAGGGGGCAGGCAAAAACAAGGCTGGCGAGAATGATGACCTCTTTACTGGATGAATGGATTCCTTTTGTAGCAGGAAGTGAGATTAATGATGATCCATTTAACCCAATTTCCCGTTTTGCGAAAGAACTGATCGAAAAAGAAGGTGATGACACTCCGATAGAATGGCTTCACCGTGATGAAAGATTTTTCGAAAAACTGGCGACTCCGGATGTTACGGTTGCCGATCTGATTGGTGATGTAGACCCTATTAAAGCTGCCAATCTTAAACTTTCCTATGCAGACGACCGTGTGATTCATTTTGGAATGATTCCAAGAGCAAACCGCTGTATTTTTGTCATTAATGAACTGCCGGATTTACAGGCCAGGATTCAGGTTTCTTTGTTTAATATTTTGCAGGAGGGAGATGTGCAGATCCGTGGATTTAAGGTTAGAATGCCTTTGGATATCCAGTTTGTTTTCACGGCCAATCCGGAAGATTATACAAATAGAGGAAGCATTGTAACCCCACTGAAAGATCGTATCGGATCGCAGATTTTGACACATTATCCTGAAAACATCAATATTGCCAGGGAAATTACAGCCTATGAATCCAGTTTAGACAGTCGTCAGAAAAATGGAGTCTATGTGCCTTCTTTAGCGAAGGATCTTTTGGAGCAAATTGGTTTTGAAGCCCGTGAAAGTG containing:
- a CDS encoding AAA family ATPase produces the protein MTEKPNIKTLGSLRASGYLSKNIKDELRNNLKVKIRNRESVFEGIFGYENTVIPQLEHAILSRHNINLLGLRGQAKTRLARMMTSLLDEWIPFVAGSEINDDPFNPISRFAKELIEKEGDDTPIEWLHRDERFFEKLATPDVTVADLIGDVDPIKAANLKLSYADDRVIHFGMIPRANRCIFVINELPDLQARIQVSLFNILQEGDVQIRGFKVRMPLDIQFVFTANPEDYTNRGSIVTPLKDRIGSQILTHYPENINIAREITAYESSLDSRQKNGVYVPSLAKDLLEQIGFEARESEYVDSKSGVSARMSITAFENLLSTAERRSLLTGDEKTSVRLSDFVGIIPAITGKVELVYEGEQEGAEAVAQLLIDNAIRTLFTSYFPKVEKLEKKHIDGPFSQITDWFLEDDGFLEITDESPDEAYAKSLNRIEPLHQIIEKYQPDTQPEDILFLKEFILWGLAVNKKLNKERFRTGMFFS